One genomic window of bacterium includes the following:
- a CDS encoding outer membrane lipoprotein carrier protein LolA: MRAHQLRSARGAGAMLALSLVAAAAGAGAATTDEVLARLAREAARVETLQAGIVQEKRLEMFQDTVTSRGRFAYRRPDRLRWELTDPVATGFVIAGSSGRRWHGLTGRTEPFTLESDPMMKVVAGQLLAWAHADFGAMRRDFRIAVASEAPVTLQLEPLAANAFVARVTMVFAASGDHVESVTVEEKGGDRTVMRFTDVEVNRPLPDGLF, encoded by the coding sequence ATGCGCGCGCACCAACTCCGATCGGCCCGCGGCGCGGGCGCCATGCTCGCCCTGTCCCTGGTGGCCGCGGCGGCGGGGGCGGGCGCCGCGACGACCGACGAGGTGCTGGCGCGGCTGGCCCGCGAGGCCGCGCGCGTCGAGACGCTGCAGGCGGGCATCGTCCAGGAGAAGCGCCTCGAGATGTTCCAGGACACCGTGACCTCGCGGGGGCGCTTCGCCTACCGCCGCCCCGACCGGCTGCGCTGGGAGCTGACCGATCCGGTCGCGACCGGCTTCGTCATCGCCGGCTCGTCCGGGCGGCGCTGGCACGGGCTCACGGGCAGGACGGAGCCGTTCACGCTCGAGAGCGACCCGATGATGAAGGTCGTGGCCGGGCAGCTGCTGGCGTGGGCGCACGCCGACTTCGGCGCGATGCGCCGCGACTTCCGGATCGCCGTCGCCTCCGAGGCGCCGGTCACGCTGCAGCTCGAGCCGCTGGCGGCCAACGCGTTCGTCGCGCGGGTGACGATGGTCTTCGCGGCAAGCGGCGACCACGTCGAGTCGGTCACCGTCGAGGAGAAGGGGGGGGACCGGACGGTCATGCGGTTCACCGACGTCGAGGTCAACCGGCCGCTGCCCGATGGACTCTTCTGA
- a CDS encoding DUF4079 family protein encodes MKELVPVIQVLHAVFNAALFAAFIVQGTLGWRIRRRRLSGASPDFAAVKKHRSRGPLLAKLAVAGYLAGLVTAYLHRGTLVTAPAHLAGGTILLACCWVAVVLGGRIRGPQSPARTQHLAAGGATLVAFVVQVFLGLNVLL; translated from the coding sequence ATGAAGGAACTCGTTCCCGTTATTCAGGTCCTTCACGCCGTCTTCAACGCGGCGCTCTTCGCGGCGTTCATCGTGCAGGGGACGCTCGGGTGGCGCATCCGGCGCAGGCGCCTCTCCGGGGCGTCCCCGGATTTCGCGGCGGTCAAGAAGCACCGCAGCCGCGGCCCGCTCCTCGCGAAGCTTGCGGTCGCGGGCTATCTCGCCGGCCTCGTCACCGCGTACCTGCATCGCGGCACGCTGGTCACCGCCCCCGCGCACCTCGCCGGAGGGACCATCCTCCTCGCCTGCTGCTGGGTGGCGGTCGTCCTGGGAGGGCGCATCCGCGGCCCGCAGTCGCCGGCGCGCACGCAGCACCTGGCGGCAGGGGGCGCGACGCTCGTCGCGTTCGTCGTCCAGGTCTTCCTCGGCCTCAACGTCCTGCTCTAG
- a CDS encoding MipA/OmpV family protein, which produces MHLGPLQARQRFARPWCAGIGLLAAAVALAWPGGARAEQALRPRWEIGAGVAAFSMPAYRGSSEQRGYLLPVPYAVYRGEVLKVDREKVAGMLFSSEHVKLDISMSGSAPASSDGLEARRGMPDLAPSFEVGPQLDVILSERDRWRLDLYLPVRRVVAVDGSGLHAIGWVANPSLGLAVKDVGPGGGWELGISGGPLWADAEMHGYYYGVSPEYATADRPAYRARGGYSGTALTVSATKRFDRLWVGAFVRVNLLQGTAFEGSPLVEERTGYLAGLAVSWVPLQSRDLVLSDY; this is translated from the coding sequence TTGCATCTGGGGCCTCTGCAAGCGCGTCAACGTTTTGCGCGCCCGTGGTGCGCGGGGATCGGGCTCCTGGCGGCCGCCGTCGCTCTCGCCTGGCCGGGCGGCGCCCGCGCCGAGCAGGCCCTGCGCCCGCGCTGGGAGATCGGCGCCGGCGTCGCCGCGTTTTCCATGCCGGCCTATCGCGGCTCGAGCGAGCAGCGGGGCTACCTCCTCCCGGTCCCCTATGCCGTCTACCGGGGGGAGGTGCTGAAGGTCGACCGGGAGAAGGTCGCCGGGATGCTCTTCTCGAGCGAGCACGTCAAGCTGGACATCAGCATGAGCGGGTCGGCCCCGGCTTCGAGCGACGGCCTGGAGGCCCGCCGGGGCATGCCCGACCTCGCGCCGTCGTTCGAGGTGGGACCGCAGCTCGACGTGATCCTGTCGGAGCGCGATCGCTGGCGCCTCGACCTCTACCTGCCGGTGCGCCGGGTGGTGGCGGTCGACGGCTCGGGACTGCACGCCATCGGCTGGGTGGCCAACCCGTCGCTCGGTCTCGCCGTCAAGGACGTGGGGCCGGGAGGGGGCTGGGAGCTCGGGATCTCGGGCGGCCCCCTCTGGGCGGACGCGGAGATGCACGGGTACTACTACGGGGTGTCCCCCGAGTACGCCACCGCTGACCGGCCTGCCTACCGGGCCCGCGGCGGATACAGCGGCACGGCGCTGACCGTCAGCGCGACAAAGCGCTTCGATCGCCTGTGGGTGGGCGCGTTCGTGCGGGTCAATCTCCTGCAGGGCACGGCCTTCGAGGGAAGCCCGCTGGTCGAGGAGCGCACCGGCTATCTCGCGGGCCTGGCGGTCTCCTGGGTGCCGCTGCAGTCCCGCGACCTGGTGCTCTCGGATTATTGA